In Neptuniibacter halophilus, the genomic stretch GCGCACCTTTGATCCGGAAACCCAGCGCTCGGTCGATAAAATTGATGCCATTAATCTGCTGCCCGCCAAAGAGTTCCCGTTTGACAGCCGGGCTATCAGCCACTTTAAGGCCCGCTGGCGGGAACGGTTTGACGTGGATTACCGTCAATGCCCGGTATACACCAACATCAATGACGGACTGACCACGCCCGGAATTGAGTATTATCTGCCCCTGTTCTTCGATGAGTGCAGCTCGCTGTTTGACGCGCTGCCTGATCAGACACAGATCTTTATCGACAGTGACCTTGAACAGGTCGCTGAACAGTTTGCCGTTGAGGTGGCTGAGCGCTATGAACAGCGCCGTCACGATATTACCAATCCGGTACTCGCACCCAATGAACTGTTTCTGTCTACCAGCGACCTGTTTGCAGCACTTAAACAGTACGGTCGGATCAGCCTGCACAGCAGCGAGCTGGAAAGCAAAAGCGGCCGCAGCAACCTGCCTTTTGAAACACCTCCGGCGCTGCCGGTAGATTCGCAGCAGAAAAACCCGCTGAAAGCGCTGCAGGAATTTCTTATGCAGCGTGACGGCCCGGTTCTGTTCTGCGCAGAATCAGCAGGTCGCCGTGAAGCCCTGCTCGAACTACTCGGCCGGATCAACATCAAACCAACCCTGTGCAAAGGCTGGCAGGCTTTTCTCAATTCTGATCTTGATCTGGCCATTACCGAATACCCACTGGAACTGGGCCTGTCTCTGCCCGGCCAGCTATATCTGATTACCGAAACCCAGCTTTTTGGCCATCAGGTATTTCAGCGCCGCCGTCGCTCCAAAGAGCAGGAACAAAGCGACCAGATCATTCGCAACCTGTCAGAACTCAACACCGGCTCACCGGTTGTCCATCTCGAACACGGTGTCGGCCGCTACCTTGGCCTGCAAACCATTGATCTTGAAGGTCAAACCAATGAGTTTCTGACACTGGAATATGCTGACGGTGCAAAACTGTATGTACCGGTCTCTTCGCTGCATCTGATCAGCCGCTACAGTGGCGCCGGCGACGAGCACGCGCCGCTGCACCGGCTCGGCACCGAACAGTGGAGCAAAGCGAAACGCAAGGCGGCCGAGAAAGCCCGTGATGCTGCAGCAGAACTACTCGATATCTATGCCCGGCGCGCCGCACGCAAGGGCTTCAGCTTCAGCGATCCGGATCAGGATTACCTGCAATTTGCAGCTTCATTTCCCTTCGAAGAAACGCCGGATCAGGCCGCTGCGATCGGTAATGTCATCCGCGATATGACCGCACCTCAACCAATGGACCGTCTGGTATGCGGTGACGTTGGTTTCGGTAAAACCGAAGTAGCCATGCGTGCTGCCTTTATTGCAGCCCAGAGCGGAAAACAGGTAGCGATACTGGTACCCACTACCCTGCTGGCTCAGCAGCACTATCAGAATTTTCAGGATCGTTTTGCAGACTGGCCAGTGAATATCGAACTGATCTCCCGCTTCCGTACCGGTAAGCAGCAGAGCAGTATTATCGAAAAGCTTGAGCAAGGCAGTGTCGATATTGTCGTCGGCACCCACAAACTACTCTCCAGCGATATCCAGTTTAATAACCTCGGCCTGCTGATTATCGATGAGGAACACCGCTTTGGCGTACAGCAGAAGGAACGCCTGAAATCCCTGCGCTCCGAGGTCGATATCCTGACCCTGACAGCCACGCCGATTCCCCGGACTCTGAATATGGCCATGTCAGGCATTCGCGATCTGTC encodes the following:
- the mfd gene encoding transcription-repair coupling factor, which produces MLQLNYPLPTGAGDRKQLGQIHGAAAGVIISDAASRYQGFTLVITRDSQQAVRLHDEVAFFNPQPETLELLSFPDWETLPYDTFSPHQDIISERIATLNRLPRLQRGILIVPLSTLMHRTAPAEFIAGNCFDLKVGETINPENLRKQLADAGYHAVDTVLEHGEFAIRGAIIDLFPTGSDHPYRIELFDDEIETLRTFDPETQRSVDKIDAINLLPAKEFPFDSRAISHFKARWRERFDVDYRQCPVYTNINDGLTTPGIEYYLPLFFDECSSLFDALPDQTQIFIDSDLEQVAEQFAVEVAERYEQRRHDITNPVLAPNELFLSTSDLFAALKQYGRISLHSSELESKSGRSNLPFETPPALPVDSQQKNPLKALQEFLMQRDGPVLFCAESAGRREALLELLGRINIKPTLCKGWQAFLNSDLDLAITEYPLELGLSLPGQLYLITETQLFGHQVFQRRRRSKEQEQSDQIIRNLSELNTGSPVVHLEHGVGRYLGLQTIDLEGQTNEFLTLEYADGAKLYVPVSSLHLISRYSGAGDEHAPLHRLGTEQWSKAKRKAAEKARDAAAELLDIYARRAARKGFSFSDPDQDYLQFAASFPFEETPDQAAAIGNVIRDMTAPQPMDRLVCGDVGFGKTEVAMRAAFIAAQSGKQVAILVPTTLLAQQHYQNFQDRFADWPVNIELISRFRTGKQQSSIIEKLEQGSVDIVVGTHKLLSSDIQFNNLGLLIIDEEHRFGVQQKERLKSLRSEVDILTLTATPIPRTLNMAMSGIRDLSIIATPPARRLSVKTFVRQSDTTLVKEAILRELLRGGQVYYLHNEVKSIEKTAEELRALVPEARIGVGHGQMRERELEQVMSDFYHKRYNILLCTTIIETGIDVPNANTIIIDRADKFGLAQLHQLRGRVGRSHHQAYAYLLTPHYKSMTKDAIKRLEAIESADDLGAGFTLATHDLEIRGAGELLGEEQSGQMQTVGFSLFMEMLEQAVESIRQGKTPNMDQPLKQGAEVNLHLSALIPDDYLPDVHSRLLMYKRISSAHSEKELKELQVEMIDRFGLLPEQTKNLFRATAIKLSAEAMNIVKIDAGSEIGRIEFSGDAKVDPLTLVKLVQNQPQKYKLEGADKLRFSLNMEKPEQRFSAVEGLLRDLAVKRS